The Cohaesibacter intestini genome includes a window with the following:
- a CDS encoding TetR/AcrR family transcriptional regulator, whose amino-acid sequence MARIPGSNGEKTLKAIYEAATDLIYQNGYEAVSLRQLASAVGIQAGSLYNHIASKQDLLYKLTSTIMVELNGALDEELRGIEDPVEQLKTYVRFHITYYAARKKQVFIGNFELRSLQGENYRKIVVLRDQYEKKLVDILERGAEEGCWAAADMRMTAKALIPMLTGVCVWYDPRGGYSIADLVEKYSSLIFHGISNS is encoded by the coding sequence ATGGCTCGCATCCCAGGCTCCAATGGCGAAAAGACTCTCAAGGCGATCTATGAGGCGGCAACCGACCTGATTTATCAGAATGGCTATGAGGCAGTGTCCCTGCGACAGCTGGCAAGTGCGGTGGGCATTCAGGCTGGGTCTCTGTATAACCATATCGCCTCGAAGCAGGACCTGCTTTACAAGCTGACATCGACCATCATGGTGGAACTGAACGGTGCGCTTGATGAAGAGTTGCGCGGCATCGAAGATCCGGTTGAGCAGCTCAAGACCTATGTTCGTTTTCACATCACCTATTATGCTGCACGCAAGAAGCAGGTCTTTATCGGCAATTTCGAACTGCGCAGCCTTCAGGGCGAAAATTATCGTAAGATTGTTGTTCTGCGCGACCAGTATGAAAAGAAGCTGGTGGACATTCTCGAGCGCGGTGCAGAAGAAGGTTGCTGGGCTGCCGCCGACATGCGGATGACCGCCAAAGCGCTTATTCCGATGCTGACCGGGGTTTGTGTCTGGTATGACCCGCGTGGCGGCTATTCGATTGCAGATCTGGTCGAGAAATACTCCTCTCTGATCTTCCATGGAATCAGCAACAGCTGA